A stretch of Zerene cesonia ecotype Mississippi chromosome 23, Zerene_cesonia_1.1, whole genome shotgun sequence DNA encodes these proteins:
- the LOC119836288 gene encoding clavesin-2-like isoform X2 produces MPKVKQISMEEEYKKNPDISPEDIRKLREWLKTQPHLPNEYVTDLDLLLTFHCCERSAEVTKQVFDLHLTLRTLFNGFFQNRVMDQRLQMALDTVLISPLPTPTVHGYRALYGRLLSPDHRNFIFSDVVKLFMMIFDLWQYEEGTWPGFVLIIDMDQTTIGHLGKLDVMSIRQVLYFLQECMLVKLKEVHFLNAPYFMDKLMMLLKPFMKKALLDIIRIHQRDTTTLEQFVKKSSLPKDEGGEYLSRSTLKEEQMRRLEDNKDFFKNESHRRVNESLREGKKATIEDIFGLQGSFKKLDID; encoded by the exons ACATCAGGAAACTACGAGAGTGGTTGAAGACACAGCCGCATTTACCCAACGAATATGTCactg ATCTCGACCTTCTACTGACGTTCCATTGCTGCGAGCGCAGTGCGGAAGTGACAAAGCAGGTGTTCGACCTGCATCTCACGTTACGTACTCTGTTTAATGGCTTCTTCCAAAATCGTGTGATGGATCAGCGGCTTCAAATGGCATTGGACACTGT GTTGATATCACCGCTCCCGACTCCGACGGTTCATGGCTATAGAGCTTTATATGGACGCCTCTTGAGCCCTGATCATAGAAATTTCATATTCAGCGATGTCGTTAAGTTATTCATGATGATATTTGATTTGTGGCAGTATGAAGAAGGGACATGGCCTGG ATTTGTCCTTATTATAGACATGGACCAAACAACTATAGGCCATTTGGGGAAATTGGATGTAATGAGCATACGCCAGGTGTTATATTTCTTACAG GAATGCATGTTGGTAAAGTTAAAAGAGGTGCATTTTCTGAACGCTCCATACTTCATGGACAAACTGATGATGTTATTGAAACCGTTCATGAAGAAAGCACTGCTAGACATCATCAGAATCCATCAAAGGGACACCACCACTTTGGAACAATTCGTTAAGAAAAGCAGTCTGCCTAAGGACGAGGGAGGAGAATATCTGAGTCGGAGCACTCTTAAAG AGGAGCAAATGCGCCGTTTAGAAGATAACAAGGATTTCTTCAAAAATGAGAGTCATAGAAGAGTGAATGAATCGTTAAGAGAGGGCAAAAAGGCAACCATTGAAGACATATTTGGATTGCAGGGTAGTTTTAAGAAATTAGACATTGATTGA
- the LOC119836288 gene encoding clavesin-2-like isoform X1, which translates to MPKVKQISMEEEYKKNPDISPEDIRKLREWLKTQPHLPNEYVTDLDLLLTFHCCERSAEVTKQVFDLHLTLRTLFNGFFQNRVMDQRLQMALDTVLISPLPTPTVHGYRALYGRLLSPDHRNFIFSDVVKLFMMIFDLWQYEEGTWPGFVLIIDMDQTTIGHLGKLDVMSIRQVLYFLQECMLVKLKEVHFLNAPYFMDKLMMLLKPFMKKALLDIIRIHQRDTTTLEQFVKKSSLPKDEGGEYLSRSTLKGTNESIEGSFVLTN; encoded by the exons ACATCAGGAAACTACGAGAGTGGTTGAAGACACAGCCGCATTTACCCAACGAATATGTCactg ATCTCGACCTTCTACTGACGTTCCATTGCTGCGAGCGCAGTGCGGAAGTGACAAAGCAGGTGTTCGACCTGCATCTCACGTTACGTACTCTGTTTAATGGCTTCTTCCAAAATCGTGTGATGGATCAGCGGCTTCAAATGGCATTGGACACTGT GTTGATATCACCGCTCCCGACTCCGACGGTTCATGGCTATAGAGCTTTATATGGACGCCTCTTGAGCCCTGATCATAGAAATTTCATATTCAGCGATGTCGTTAAGTTATTCATGATGATATTTGATTTGTGGCAGTATGAAGAAGGGACATGGCCTGG ATTTGTCCTTATTATAGACATGGACCAAACAACTATAGGCCATTTGGGGAAATTGGATGTAATGAGCATACGCCAGGTGTTATATTTCTTACAG GAATGCATGTTGGTAAAGTTAAAAGAGGTGCATTTTCTGAACGCTCCATACTTCATGGACAAACTGATGATGTTATTGAAACCGTTCATGAAGAAAGCACTGCTAGACATCATCAGAATCCATCAAAGGGACACCACCACTTTGGAACAATTCGTTAAGAAAAGCAGTCTGCCTAAGGACGAGGGAGGAGAATATCTGAGTCGGAGCACTCTTAAAGGTACGAATGAATCGATTGAAGgttcatttgttttaactaATTGA
- the LOC119836252 gene encoding cuticle protein 16.8-like: protein MLLNLLVLTACVALTSCDVSHLLEETTTLPPPPKPYAFSYTAGRYPGHTDRQHAEVSDGSGVVRGTFSYVDPRQKVRTVDYVADREGFHPVLSDPLPEHPRDSESVAQAKDKHFALYAKIAEDHAQHPHPDETSFPRQSEAVAAAAAKHAQLFRVIAEQHARIAAEREALQREEEEKQHLQDLSQ, encoded by the exons ATGCTACTAAACTTGCTGGTACTCACAGCCTGCGTGGCTCTGACCAGCTGCGACGTGTCCCACTTACTAGAGGAGACCACAACGTTACCCCCACCACCGAAGCCATATGCATTCTCGTATACTGCTGGTCGGTATCCAGGGCACACAGATCGGCAGCATGCTGAAGTCAGCGATGGAAGTGGAGTTGTGAGAG GTACCTTCTCCTACGTGGATCCGCGCCAGAAGGTCCGGACTGTGGACTATGTAGCGGACAGGGAGGGCTTCCACCCCGTATTGAGCGACCCTCTCCCTGAACACCCCAGGGACTCGGAGTCTGTCGCTCAGGCTAAGGATAAACACTTCGCACTGTATGCCAAGATTGCGGAGGACCACGCTCAACACCCGCATCCTGATG aAACGTCCTTCCCCCGGCAATCCGAGGCTGTCGCAGCAGCGGCGGCAAAGCACGCCCAACTGTTCCGAGTGATAGCGGAACAGCACGCCAGGATCGCGGCGGAGCGGGAGGCGCTGCAACGGGAGGAGGAAGAAAAACAGCACTTACAGGACTTGTcgcaataa